ACATCGTCCCATACGACCCCCTAACCAAGTTGGAGGGAACGGCTTCTAATAAAGTAAGAGTTGAATGGTAAAACAAAAGCGGAAGTCACCCGTTTAGCCCTGTATAGACTGGACTGAACCGTCGCGAGATAAAGGAAACACGATGAGCGTAAGCGAATCGATGTTGACTTATCGACCAGAGGTGAGGGAAGTCTACTAGGGGGTGGGTGATTGTAGCTGGATGAAAACAAAAGCGGAAGTCACCCGTTTAGCCCCGTATAGACTGGACTGAGCCGTCGTGAGATAAAGGAAACACGATGAGCGTAAGCGAATCGATGTTGACTTATCGACCAGAGGTGAGGGAAGTCTACTAGGGGTTGGGTGATTGTAGCTGGATGAAAACAAAAGCGGAAGTCACCCGTTTAGCCCTGTATAGACTGGACTGAACCGTCGCGAGATAAAGGAAACACGATGAGCGTAAGCGAATCGATGTTGACTTATCGACCAGAGGTGAGGGAAGTCTACTAGGGGCTGGGTGATTGTAGCTGGATGAACCCAAAAGCGGAAGTCACCCGTTTAGCCCCGTACAGACTGGACTGAGCTAAAAAGGATCATTTTATAGACCAACACACAAAGCCACAGCAGTGCTCACTAGCATCTGCATGTGGCTTCTTTTATGAAAACGTTCGACAATATTTTTCATTTCGCATCAATGTTGTGTAGAATAGGGATAGGAAATAATAAGTAATCGACAAAATCATGACAATCTGCTTCATAATCTATACATAACATTCGTCAATGGGTATATTGGTAGATGAACAATTGATCACTGTCGACGTGCAAATGATCAATGTGAAAGGTGAGAACGGTATGACAAATTCATTTAATGACACAATCTTAAAAGCTTTCAGAGGCGAACAGACAGACCATGTACCTGTATGGTATATGAGGCAGGCCGGTCGTTCCCAGCCTGAATACAATAAATTGAAAGAGAAATACTCTTTATTCGAGATTACTCATCAACCAGAGTTATGCGCTTACGTAACCCGTTTACCAGTGGAAAACTATAACGTTGATGCAGCCATTCTCTATAAAGATATCATGTCACCTCTACCGGCAATTGGCGTGGATGTGGAGATCAAAAAAGGAATTGGGCCTGTCATCCATAACCCAATTCGTTCATTAGCTGATGTTGAAAAGCTTGGTGAAATTGATCCGCAATCTGACGTTCCTTACGTCTTAGATACCATTAAACTTCTAACAAAAGAGCAGTTAAACGTTCCATTAATCGGATTTAGCGGGGCACCGTTTACGATGGCGAGCTATATGATTGAAGGCGGACCTTCGAAGAATTATCATAAGACAAAAGCGATGATGTACACGGATCCGAAAGCCTGGTTCTTATTAATGGACAAACTGGCGGATCTTGTGATTCGTTACGTACGTGCGCAAATTCATTCAGGAGCGAAAGCGATTCAGATCTTTGATTCCTGGGTAGGAGCTCTAAGTGTGCGGGACTACCGTCAGTTTATCAAGCCTGTGATGGAGCGAATCTTCTCCGAGCTACGCTCAGAAAACGTACCCCTTATTATGCATGGTGTGGGGGCAACTCACCTAGCGAATGACTGGAATGACCTGCCTTTAGACGTGGTAGGACTTGATTGGCGTACAACGATCCATGAAGCACGAGATATGGGGATTACGAAAACAGTTCAGGGAAATCTTGATCCGGCCATATTGCTAGCCGATTGGGAGACGATAGAAGAACGTACAAAAGCTATACTAGACCAAGGGATGAGTCAGCCAGGTTTTGTATTTAACCTTGGCCACGGTGTCTTCCCTGATGTGAAACCTGAGACTCTTAAGCGATTAACGCAGTTTATTCATGAGTATTCTAAACAGTCGTAAGAACGATAAACTTTTTGCATAGAAGAGGTGTTAACGAATGGCAAAGAAAACAATGGGACTTCTTGTAATGGCATATGGTACACCCTATAAAGAAGAGGATCTGGAGCGATATTACACGCATATCCGTCGTGGACGCACGCCTTCACAAGAGATGATTGATGAACTACGCGGTCGTTACGAAGCAATTGGCGGTATTTCTCCACTTGCTCGCATCACACAAGAACAAGCAGATGCTTTAACAGCAAAGTTGAATGAAGTTCAGGAGGATGTGGAATTCAAGCTTTATTTAGGCTTGAAGCACATCGATCCCTTTATTGAAGATGCTGTTGAGCAAATGGCGAATGATGGAATTGAAGAGGCTGTATCAATTGTGTTGGCCCCTCACTACTCTACGTTCAGCGTGAAATCGTATAACGGACGTGCCCAAGAAGAGGCGGAAAAACATGGTGTAACGAAGATCACGTCTGTTGAGAGCTGGTACGATGAGGAAGGATTCATTCAATACTGGACCGAAGCGCTTCGCAAAGTATATGAAGAAATGCCAGCAGAAGAGCGTGAGAAATCCGTTCTGATTGTTTCGGCTCACAGTCTTCCTGAAAAGATCATTCAAAACGGAGACCCGTACCCGGATCAGCTTCAGAAAACGGCTGACCTGATTGCGGATCAACTTCAGATTCAAAACTATGAAATTGGTTGGCAAAGTGAAGGAAACACACCAGATCCTTGGATCGGACCAGATGTACAGGACTTAACGAGGGATCTTTACCACGAAAAAGGGTATCGTACGTTTGTTTATGCACCTGTTGGGTTTGTTTCTGATCATTTAGAAGTTCTTTATGATAACGATTATGAGTGTAAAGTTGTATGTGATGAGTTAGGTGCTTCATACTACCGTCCAGAAATGCCGAATACTCATCCATTATTTATTAGCACACTAGCAGAAGTGGTTTTAAAACAGGCTAAAAAGTAGGGGATAGCGATGTCTGAACAGAAAAAAGTGGTTGTAATAGGTGGCGGAATCACAGGATTATCGACAGCCTATTATTTGCAGAAAGAAGCAAAAGAGCATAATTTGCCTTATAGTGTGGAG
The nucleotide sequence above comes from Pontibacillus chungwhensis. Encoded proteins:
- the hemE gene encoding uroporphyrinogen decarboxylase, translating into MTNSFNDTILKAFRGEQTDHVPVWYMRQAGRSQPEYNKLKEKYSLFEITHQPELCAYVTRLPVENYNVDAAILYKDIMSPLPAIGVDVEIKKGIGPVIHNPIRSLADVEKLGEIDPQSDVPYVLDTIKLLTKEQLNVPLIGFSGAPFTMASYMIEGGPSKNYHKTKAMMYTDPKAWFLLMDKLADLVIRYVRAQIHSGAKAIQIFDSWVGALSVRDYRQFIKPVMERIFSELRSENVPLIMHGVGATHLANDWNDLPLDVVGLDWRTTIHEARDMGITKTVQGNLDPAILLADWETIEERTKAILDQGMSQPGFVFNLGHGVFPDVKPETLKRLTQFIHEYSKQS
- the hemH gene encoding ferrochelatase, whose protein sequence is MAKKTMGLLVMAYGTPYKEEDLERYYTHIRRGRTPSQEMIDELRGRYEAIGGISPLARITQEQADALTAKLNEVQEDVEFKLYLGLKHIDPFIEDAVEQMANDGIEEAVSIVLAPHYSTFSVKSYNGRAQEEAEKHGVTKITSVESWYDEEGFIQYWTEALRKVYEEMPAEEREKSVLIVSAHSLPEKIIQNGDPYPDQLQKTADLIADQLQIQNYEIGWQSEGNTPDPWIGPDVQDLTRDLYHEKGYRTFVYAPVGFVSDHLEVLYDNDYECKVVCDELGASYYRPEMPNTHPLFISTLAEVVLKQAKK